One Natrinema marinum genomic window carries:
- a CDS encoding DUF7471 family protein gives MAFPTSVTGEWLDPQLAPVLVGVIVLAVLGTTALFVVGLVAYSRRRTARYCLICIVLGVLVIRSVTGLGTVLGLVPMTVHHLVEHGFDFLIAVLVLYLVFRSGSSSATASLGADNE, from the coding sequence ATGGCGTTTCCCACATCGGTCACCGGCGAGTGGCTCGATCCCCAGCTCGCGCCCGTCCTCGTCGGCGTCATCGTCCTCGCGGTGCTCGGCACGACCGCCCTGTTCGTCGTCGGTCTCGTGGCCTACTCCCGCCGACGAACGGCCCGCTACTGTCTGATCTGTATCGTTCTCGGCGTCCTCGTCATCCGCTCGGTCACCGGGCTGGGGACCGTCCTCGGCCTCGTCCCGATGACGGTCCACCACCTCGTCGAGCACGGCTTCGACTTCCTGATCGCGGTGCTGGTCCTCTATCTGGTCTTCCGCAGCGGGTCGTCGAGCGCCACCGCGTCGCTCGGCGCCGACAACGAGTGA
- a CDS encoding winged helix-turn-helix transcriptional regulator has protein sequence MTETRQEIRAHVGANAGVHFNELVRESEFAPGQVQYHVRRLLEDDRLVREEFYGRTHYYPPAYDERERAALALFRRETAREIVVYLIEHESAAPADVADALEIARSTLEYHVDRLVDHEIVTKRYGERNRVVLELADPAATGRLLTTVTPTVPDRLVDRFTRLVDELLDGTPDAQ, from the coding sequence ATGACCGAAACACGACAGGAGATCAGAGCGCACGTGGGCGCGAACGCCGGCGTCCATTTCAACGAACTCGTCAGGGAGTCCGAGTTCGCGCCGGGGCAGGTCCAGTATCACGTCCGGCGGCTACTCGAGGACGATCGACTCGTCCGTGAGGAGTTCTACGGCCGGACGCACTACTACCCGCCGGCGTACGACGAGCGTGAGCGGGCGGCGCTGGCGCTGTTTCGCCGGGAGACCGCCCGCGAGATCGTCGTCTATCTGATCGAACACGAGTCGGCCGCGCCGGCCGATGTCGCCGACGCCCTCGAGATCGCCCGCAGCACGCTCGAGTATCACGTCGATCGACTGGTCGACCACGAGATCGTCACGAAACGGTACGGCGAGCGAAACCGCGTCGTCCTCGAACTCGCCGATCCGGCGGCGACGGGGCGGCTGCTGACGACCGTGACGCCGACGGTCCCCGATCGGCTGGTCGACCGGTTTACGCGGCTCGTCGACGAGTTGCTCGACGGGACGCCCGACGCACAGTAA